Proteins encoded in a region of the Tripterygium wilfordii isolate XIE 37 chromosome 21, ASM1340144v1, whole genome shotgun sequence genome:
- the LOC119989940 gene encoding NADH dehydrogenase [ubiquinone] 1 alpha subcomplex subunit 6-like: MAATSLKRVTCPPNSASLDEARKQVLDFFKLACRSIPTIMDVYNLHDVVTPSQLRATVASQIRKNSNLTNPKVIDLLVFKGMEELSNLVSHIKQRHHVMGQYVVGRQGLVHDLDPKDEGISDFLKNFYQSNYF; the protein is encoded by the exons ATGGCAGCAACTTCGTTGAAGAGGGTGACTTGTCCACCGAACTCGGCCTCTCTGGATGAAGCAAGGAAGCAAGTGTTGGATTTCTTCAAGCTGGCTTGCCGATCTATACCTACCATAATGGACGTCTACAACCTCCACGACGTTGTTACGCCCTCCCAGCTCCGAGCCACTGTAGCCTCCCAAATTCGCAAGAACTCCAACCTCACCAATCCCAAG GTGATTGATTTGCTGGTTTTTAAGGGGATGGAAGAGCTGAGTAACCTGGTGTCGCATATAAAGCAGCGGCACCACGTTATGGGTCAGTATGTAGTGGGTCGTCAAGGCTTGGTGCATGATCTGGACCCTAAGGATGAGGGCATATCTGATTTTCTCAAAAATTTCTATCAGAGCAATTACTTCTAG